In Glycine max cultivar Williams 82 chromosome 4, Glycine_max_v4.0, whole genome shotgun sequence, the genomic stretch attaattttattaaaaaaaaatatcttttttttttttttacactaatcAACCTACCTACTTCTCTTTCCTCAAATTCTTGTCCCACTACCAAACAAAGCCTTTGTGTACGCCGATTCCACTCAAATATTTTATGTTGCAATCATTAGCTTTGTTcaattaaataacattattgCGCCAATAGTGGGAATAGTACTCAAACCATAATTTAGACAAGAAATACTCACAAAACAAGGAATTTTGTGGTAAGTTTGGAAGAGATTGATTCTTTATATAAACGTGAGTTGCATGTGATACTGCATGCATCGCTGGCACAACACGGAAACTGGGTCACACAGAGATGAGTAAAAGCGACAATCACCGAAGCGCGTATGGTATTATGACTGATAGAGTCACATTCTCAGCTGGCATTAGTTGgatttttgtgttttgcatgaaaatctcaTACATTCcacatttttgttgttttggtttTGATTCTTTGAATGTTAGCCTATCTGTCCCTTCGGAAAACCATAATGATTAAGACCATAGTTTAGTTCTTACTATGTAATGTAAATAACTAGTTATTTCTTACGATGCTTGAATGGGACAGGGAACCACACGGCGCAGCCTCAAAACATTGAACCGCgtttttctttcatcttctttttGTGTTAACTTTACATATACAAGAGTTTTTTCAaatatgattctttttttaaaaatttaatttcaattaatgcACATTGAGTGTAAGGCGAAGCAAACCAAATCtatctaattaattatcaaCATCTCATTTGTTATAATTAGATACTGATGTTTTGGTAACATTATAAAACGAGTGTAATAATTCTCTGCACTAACCATAAAATCAAATTCTCTTCTTAATATGTTGTTGTTCAATAGTCTAAActatcatgcattttttttttatattttatactgtaatttaaatataaaataaaaagaataacaaCATTCGTGTTATTTGTTAAGGCAAGTTTGAAAATATACTGAGAGAATGTACGTATAAGATAAaattcattcttaattattatacaccaaaaaataatttccaccactattattcaataattttaaagcaTATATCACTTTCTTGctaattcttcttttaaaattacGTTTATAAGATCGAATTTATCGAAAATTCTATTTGTAGATCTTAATCTAAACTTATCTTTTCGAATCTAATTTGTCTGGTGAGTCAAACAAAATCTAGTACTACAGACTTGCAAAATACAtttcaaatgaaatttatactttagtatttttaataGCAATCTGGTATACGTTCATTTGTTTTTGTCGGTGAGGATCCAATCAGAAATTGGAGCAATTGTTTAtctattatcatcaataatttaatatatatgtatatagagagagagaaagagagagagagagagagagttagaGTCCTAATTATTGGTCTTGTTTACATGTCCTTGTAATTTTGGGCGACTTGGTTGTGGACACATCTTGTACTCCACTCCGTCACATATCatcaataaaatcttttttgtcttttttaaaaaaagaattttaatttttgttcacCCAATTAATACAAACATGCATCTCATTAACAtctcatctttatttttattttcttgttatcAATTATATATCAATCATTTATCTCTTCTTAGAGAAATTAGTATATAATGAGATTATCATAATTTCAACTCATTTTcatatgatatattattattattatttgattgaaATTCTGTTTAATTTAAGAACCAacccaataaaatataattagattGAGTTggctttgttgttttttttataagcaactCATTTCTCGACCTGTTGGGTCTTGATTGTGCATCTTTATATTCGAAAGCAATGTGACTCAGTATTTTGTTACTGCAAGCATATATGTTTATTGCATGGAAACGTATATTTAAGTGCAttgaaaataacagaataagAAACTGCTGCCGACAAtgaaacatgaaataaaataaaactacttATCCACTAAAAAAATGACAGCAAAGTTCTCCATTCAAGTATTTTCACAATTAAGTCACTTTCTCAACAATTTACACTGTTAGATGTCCAAAAAACAAAACTCCCGTTAGTTTCCGTTGTGCTACTTAACATCAGTTCTATACAGAGAAAATGGCATTCTTTACATCTTTGCTTTGTTGGTTCTCCTTCTTCCTATGGAGCTATCCAGCTTCCATTCATGGTATCTGGAAATATAAGTCAGGAACACATAAATAGGAGAGCTTCACGGGTACGGCCTAGTAAACTCAATGCCGTGGCAGCAATGTGATGTCCACTCAACCCTGCTTGATCAAGCTGTTCATTTGGTGATGCATGCTCAATATATCTGTCTGGTAAAACAATTGGTCGCCACTAGAAAAGTTGATCCACAAAAAGCAAACGGAATATACGTAAAATTACTATGGCATCTTTAAAACAATACTAtacttaaaataaacaatatgcTGTATGAAAGGGAAGCCAAGTTACTTGCATGTGGACACACCAAATTTTACAGAAACATTTGAGTGTTATGAAAAGATAAATCTATGTCTTTCCACCAAGAAATTCAAAGAGGTAtagaaatttgttaattttatatctttacGCCAATTATAAATAGAAGCCAAATAACACATTTATAATCCCAAATATTCTTAGAACCATGGAACTTAGCCTTCCCAAATAGCTTGAATTAATTACCTGAATTCTTCCATCGAGTAGTCCATTAACCGCAATAAACTGAGCAACCTGGGAACCAAATCCTCCAATAGATCCTTCCTCAACAGTAACTAGAAAAGAGTGGTGTTTACAAAGCTGCCTCAGAAGCTTGATGTCAAGGGGCTTGCAGAACCTTGCATCAGCAACAGTTACCTCAATGCCAAGCTTGGCGAGGAGTGAATGAGCCTTTAGGCAGTTCTGAACCATCGATCCATATCCTAGGAAAGCAACATCTTTGCCTTCAACAAGAACTCTTCCTCTTCCTATCTGTGTAGGAATAGATTACAGCCACTCCAAAATTAAAGAAGGAagatatcttaaaaaaatattatgacaaatctTTGGGGATGTTAGAAATGAAGGACACTATCTTAGGTTTGTTAATCAGTTTACCCATTTCAAAGTTTCAGTAACAcacaaatgtataaaaaaaatagagagccACCTAATTACCTTGATGGGGATTCCATCGCTTATAGTGTACCCTCTCCCAACCAGGGCACCCCTTGGATACCGAAAGCAGATAGGCTGACTATTGATGCGAGTAGCAGTAGCCACCATGTGCATGAGTTCAACCTCATCAGATGGGGCCATGACAATCATGTTTGGTAAGCATGACATAAAGTTTATATCAAATGCTCCACATTGAAGGGGACCATCAGAACCTACCAATCCTGCACTTGTAATAACAAAACGCACTGGAATTCTCTGTTGATCAACATCATGCACCACCTATATGTGATATGTAACATGTTAAAAACCATAATTACTTATATCAAATCATTATACTGTTTTCAAATATcataattacttatttaataatttatataaactaaaaaatactgTTCTCAAAGAAATCCAGATGGTCATAGGCTTTAAGCTGATATAAGGTTGGACCTGGTCATAGGCTCTTTGTagaaaggaggaagctatgACACAAAATGGCTTCAATCCACCACATGCCAAACCAGAAGCAAATGTGACTGCATGTTGTTCAGCCATTCCCACATCAAAAAACCTATCTGGAAATTTTTCCTGAAACAGTTCAAGTGATGGCTCCATCGTTAATCCAGCATGAACAACAACAATATCTTTGTCTTTCTCTGCTTCTACAACCAAAGTCTCCACAAAGCAATTGCCATATGTTTGAGGCCGAACAGGATTATCTAACGAATCAGATTTAACAGAACCTGAAAAGTAAATATAGATAACTCATTAATAACTAAGCCAAATCACATATCAATCAAAACTTCAAAATAGTGAGAAGGTCAATCCCATAAAGAGGCTAAACTATAATCTCCTGACATTCAGGAAAAACTATGAAAGCAGagaaaaagtttgaaaaaaaataaatagctctaaataattattttattgaaattttagtTTATGGTAGAGTCCAATGGTGTCCATTAATCCATATAGCAGATTCCACTTAGTGGGATGAGACtcatttgtttgttgtttttgttgtttatgtATATCATATCCTTTATATTTAAGTTATCTTCAAGCTACTGCATAGAGTCTATAAGCTAATCAGTATAGGAAGAgattgatttcattttctgaaaggCTAAAGTATTTGAAATAAGCACACAACCAAAGGGGAAATAGTGGAAaaccaaatacatatataactaGAGTGTAAACTCATTATCACTAGATAAgctattttaaaagaaataacattCAATGAAACAATtaatacaatataattatcatagagtagcaaaaaaaataccttcatcCTGCTGCCCATCTGATATATCACTTTTCTGACTGTTTTCATCTCCCTGATTTTCGTCAGTTATCACATGTACCAAGACAGGTCCCATTGAATCCAGGGAAGCTACTTCTTGCAGAACACATATGAGATCTTCAATATTGTGTCCATCCACTGGGCCTATGTAGTACAACCCAAGCTCTTCAAAAAGAGTAGAACCTAGAGGACCCATCATACCACGAGCATATTCATCCACTTTAGCTGCCAATTCATGCATACCTCTACCAATTCGTTTCGTAACACCCTGTGATAAAGCAGACAAATTGACACTTAGCGTAATTTGGATATGAAGCACAGAGCATTGAGATTTGAAAATTAGGATCTAAAAGAAGGACCATCATTATTACTTATTAGACATATCACTCATTATTCTACACAAGAaggaaatatataaaatactagAAAAAGATGCACGTACAACCAAACGTTAGGGGGAGTGGaaatcatatttgcacattaatttatCTTTCTTAATGTACACAAAGGCAGATCTTAGTTGTCACACTATTAAAACAAAGTGATGAATATTTTTGGCAGGCCACATATACATAATATCAATACTCTTAATGTACTAATTTAATCCATTTTGTACTAAAAGTTATTAGTTATTTAGCATTCAAACATGCTATTTTTTAGTAGGTTCATTTTAAAGTTGAATGACATGACATTATCATATGGACCTTGCATGCAAACAACAAATACAGAAGACTATAATTTGAATCTATCTAGCATTCTTTTCTTGCAGAGGATGAGGTGAAGAAGCATACCTTAGCAGCTTCTCTAAATCTCCGGAAAGATTTACTGGACTGGAGCTTGCTCAGGGTACTAGATAGGGCATTGACAAATGTCTTTGGGCCCTCCTCAATTTTTGGAAGTAAAGAGTGACGGCTATCATTCAAAATCACAACCATATTTGAGTCCAAATATCCTGCATTGCTCATTGCCTCATACGCCTGACCAGCCATAGTTGTCCAATTGCTGATAACTGCAATTACGCGTTCTCGCCTCCCCTTAATATCCCGCGCAACTGCCATGCCTGAAATGAAATATTCTACATACGACTTCAAGGTCATTTTAAATTTCAcctttagaaattttatttattcatctaAAAAGGAAAACGTAAAGCAACCTTATTCATTACAGAAAAAGGTACAATTTATCAAACCCAGAAACATACTCAGACCAGTGAATGACAATAAAAACAATATGAAGAAAGTCCAAATAGTGTTGGAAGAAACAAATATTATCAAAAAGGGAAAAGGATTTACAAACTACCAAGTCCAGCAGAAATACTGCTGCATCCATGACCTGCACCAAATGCATCATATTCACTCTCAAATCGGGAAGTAACACCAGAAAGAccattctttcttctcattgtCGTCATGAGTGATCGCCTTCCTGTAAGAATCTTATGTGCATATGTCTGCAGCCAAATAATGAAACAGTTGTTACATTATCCAAACCAGGTCATTCATTGATTTCTTAGAAAATGGAATATTCATTGGTTTGTTGCAAAATGAACTCTTAAGGgaacaattattttaacaatttgcGATTTGCATTCAACTTTCACCCCCAAAGGCAGAGAGGAAAGTTTAAAGCAAGAAAAGGGCTCTTGCACTTTTGCTTAGAACTTCAAATCTTACTTGATCCCCAACATCCCACAATATTTTGTCTACTGGAGCATTGAAAACATGATGTATTGCAACTGTCAGCTCAACCACTGCCATACTTGCTTTCGGTGATATTTGTGTACCTGACATAATAGAAGACAAATCTGAACGGATTTCAACTGCTAGTTGTTTCAGTTCCTGCAAAGACAAAAATTTAGGGAATAAGATACTTCAAGATTGTAAGTAGAAATGATgtaaaagcaaaattaaaatgataaaaatgataaCGAGCTTACAGCTAACCTGAAGAGATAAGTTCTTCAAGCAAAGAGGGTTTTCAACCATGTCAAGAATGGGTGTTGGAACTTTCTCCCTGTAGTAATCATCATTATCAAGCTGTGCATATACTTGATCAACTAATCCCTGCATCAACCACATTAGATACTACCCACTCATCCAGTAGGTAATTAATTACACATAAATTTTTGCTGTAATTAACAACATTCAACTGGGGAGGTAAATAACATTATAAAgctaagattttttatttttattttattataaagctAAGATTTGATGTCttattatttcaaaatgcaACCTCAGTTCTAATATTACAAGATCCTCAAAGTCCAGCATGAAGTGACTTAAAAAGCATGTGGACAACATCATTATTCAACCCAAGGGTTATCAAATTGAGTTTCAGATCGTGAATCGCCAAGCTAATTTTTGAATCGTGAATCATATTCTGTATCAAATTGTAAGAATGAGaaacaatgaaaaataacttcaaatatattatatagatGCTATATAGTGTTCAATGTAATACTTTCAAACTAGATTTATGAAGTCTTATAAAACCAATTTATTAGTTATATCTAGGTTTATGAAGTCTCTATTTTAGAAGAATGGAAACAAAGCAATGAAATAGCCAAATAGAGTGCATGCATTCGATGTGGATAAGTTTAGAAGTGTACCTTCAATTCCTTTTCATTAACAATTTTAGCTCATGtgacttttcaatttctttcatgGGAATTAGTGAaagaaaagcaacaaaaaaaaaatcatgaattgtTGAGTCGTGTGATTCATATCAATGATACAAAATTACATTGATTCATTCATGTATCCGTATCGTACGATACAAAGTCATTCAAGATTCATCTCATGATATGAGTTGATAGGTAGGTGAATCGTATCAAACCATAGGATTCAAATTGTGAACAGTAAGATTCTAATAGTAATGGATTATTCTTTTGGTCTGTCATCTGAGACAAATACATTTAGTGCAATGTTAAAGCCAATTTAGCAATTTGCGACTCCTACCTACTGAGTTCTTGAGCCACTTAATTCCACACCAGATTAAATTGTCCAGGTAATCCCAAATTCCCAATTATATGGAGAACTATAAGACCATTGCATTTTACTATAAAACATAGTGCATAGTTTGGTTCAAAGGATAGGAGAGGAgtaattttcttgaaagagagaaaacttgTTGGTTCACATGCAGAGGGGAAGGGAGGGAAAATAAACAAAGTTACTACTATATACTTAGAATACTGAAAATTTACGCTACTTAATGTAAAAGTTTGTCCCCTCCCCTCCAGAGTTttgaaccaaataaataaacagaGAAAAATTCCTCCCCTTCCTTTCATTTCCCTCCAAATCCAATCAAACACAGTATGGAAGTATAAGGCATTGAAACCTCCAATTGCACTTTTGTGTTAAACACCCATTAAGTCACCCAAGTTATCCCATTTACATAAAGAATGCTTTTGAAGAACTAGAAAGCATAGAAACTTCACAAAGCCAATCACTTCTGTATGAAAAAATACAACAGTCAACATTACTCACTTTCTTCTGCCCAAATCCTCTTTCTTTATGTTCCATGGCACCTCAATTCTTTAAGGAAACCATATCTCATTAATCAACGTAACATTTCATCATATTAAAAAGAGTTAACCAACTTAACTAATTAGACAAATCCTGCTCTCACACAAGCATGGATAATATAAATTGTTGAAATTCAGGTGTCTGCAATCCGTGAAACAACATAATTGAGAGAGATACCTTTGAAGCAGAACGTGGGCACATAGAAATTGTTGAGAGGTCTGCGTGAATGGGGAACATGGAGGTTGAGGTTGAGCAATCCACTCTTCGAGAGTGGGAGTGGAAAGGGATTCCAAAAGGGTATGCAGATGAAGGAGCAGTAGCAGCCATGGAGAAAGTGTTGTTAGTAACTGAGATCTTCAAAATTCACATGATTATTGATTCCAGAAGTTGGAGCTATTAGTATTTCCCATGAATAATGATGAAcccagaaatattttatttcaaaatgaaaaaaaagaggaaaatttgataTTATGGGATTACTGAAAGTGGTAGAAAACGAAGCAAAGGCTGATAGCGATCAGGCCCTGACGACAACGACCTGGAATCTAACCGCCGACTCTTGTACACCACTTTTAGTTTTAGTGTtagtgttttattattatttatattaaatttaatgtctatacaatgtcttttattttttacaaggaCACcccaaatataatttatacttaCTGTAAGGAAACTTTACGTGGACAACCTAAGTGTTATTTaacagagagaaaaaatatattatattattagaatgaaatatttattaattttattaataattaatgtttttaattaaatttagttggTCATCTTCAATGTAATCTTCCCTCCAAACTAAAGTCTGACTTCttcttttggaaagaaaaaaagaagaaaaaaacttgtaatttaatattaaattggaCAAGTAAACTtgtctaaaaattttaaaattacataagtGAAAGTTTGATAAATAGATTACAAGCCATTCATATACTAAATGTGGGTTATTTCTACCTGGTGATTTTTTAGGTTATTAGTCAATGAAATTCCATTTCCTATATCCAATAACTATTGTATTTGACTTAACTTTTCTATTGAGAaagaaaacttgaaaaaaaatagattagttTTACTTAAATCACATAAGTCAATGTCATATGGATTGGGATCTTTAGTTTTCTACTTTGAATACATTAAGcaagaaaaatattagaattaagaCGAGCTAGTGTAAGAAACTCTCATCTAATAGcgtcaaagaaaaataaacgtACATAAAGTTATACTTGTATAAATAGAGAGATCATTCCATAATTTAATTAAggattttgttaatatatgcaTCCTTAAGTATAAATGTGTTAGTAAATGTTTGTAGGGTTGGCTAACTTACATACTCTTATAAgtgtattaataaattataactaaaaaatattttaaaatacaataataaccTAACTTGCTAATTAAttcatactaaaaaataaatgtgtgtGTTAACAAATCGCTTTAACTAAATCCGTGATTTATAAGTCACAAAGTAATGCGATTGCTTTAAGATTTACGTTGAATGTGTTGTGTGAGAgagaattattaataaaaaaaatatacataaaaataaatgtttactaTATAAATGTGTGTTTGTAGTGCACTATTtgttaataataacaaaattatttgcaTTGCACTATTTGTTAATGTGCACTTTTCAGGCCAATGGTGATGATGCGATTTATCTATCATATCAGTCTATTCATAGTCTGAAAGTCTCCACCAGATTTTCATTCAGAAAAGACCCATGCACAAGAAAGGGATTTAGCAAGTTGTTAAGTCTTCATTGATTTGTTTGTGGTCGTTCTCCGAGTGGTTCCACGATAACATCATTAGAATCATCGAATCCACCAAGAAATGAGTAATTATTTGGGATctgatttttctattatttttttttcaacggttttaatatgatatcttaaaaatcatataattttaaattgaattataaaattaaatattaacacaaaAATGTGACAACACGGGATAATTGAAAAAAGGATAGAAAAGCCAATTTCATCGTTTGGTGCTTAATTAATTAGCTTCACACGTTAGATAAGACCAATCCTCCAGCTCTAACCCAGTTTTTTCATAagtgatattaaattttactgGCACCTCATTGGAAGAAGCAAACAGTGAGTGACTCACCTTATTAAAAGGATACGTGGAGGaatttatttgagtttataAAGATAATTTATGGCATTTTTATAAGTTCAGGGTCAAGCCTATGAAgaaactttcattttttttaactgatgAAGAAACTTGCATATTGTAAGAGAATATGAAATGTGTTTAActaaattatgtatctaaatg encodes the following:
- the LOC100787937 gene encoding probable 1-deoxy-D-xylulose-5-phosphate synthase, chloroplastic isoform X1, with the translated sequence MAATAPSSAYPFGIPFHSHSRRVDCSTSTSMFPIHADLSTISMCPRSASKGLVDQVYAQLDNDDYYREKVPTPILDMVENPLCLKNLSLQELKQLAVEIRSDLSSIMSGTQISPKASMAVVELTVAIHHVFNAPVDKILWDVGDQTYAHKILTGRRSLMTTMRRKNGLSGVTSRFESEYDAFGAGHGCSSISAGLEYFISGMAVARDIKGRRERVIAVISNWTTMAGQAYEAMSNAGYLDSNMVVILNDSRHSLLPKIEEGPKTFVNALSSTLSKLQSSKSFRRFREAAKGVTKRIGRGMHELAAKVDEYARGMMGPLGSTLFEELGLYYIGPVDGHNIEDLICVLQEVASLDSMGPVLVHVITDENQGDENSQKSDISDGQQDEGSVKSDSLDNPVRPQTYGNCFVETLVVEAEKDKDIVVVHAGLTMEPSLELFQEKFPDRFFDVGMAEQHAVTFASGLACGGLKPFCVIASSFLQRAYDQVVHDVDQQRIPVRFVITSAGLVGSDGPLQCGAFDINFMSCLPNMIVMAPSDEVELMHMVATATRINSQPICFRYPRGALVGRGYTISDGIPIKIGRGRVLVEGKDVAFLGYGSMVQNCLKAHSLLAKLGIEVTVADARFCKPLDIKLLRQLCKHHSFLVTVEEGSIGGFGSQVAQFIAVNGLLDGRIQWRPIVLPDRYIEHASPNEQLDQAGLSGHHIAATALSLLGRTREALLFMCS
- the LOC100787937 gene encoding probable 1-deoxy-D-xylulose-5-phosphate synthase, chloroplastic isoform X3, translated to MAATAPSSAYPFGIPFHSHSRRVDCSTSTSMFPIHADLSTISMCPRSASKGLVDQVYAQLDNDDYYREKVPTPILDMVENPLCLKNLSLQELKQLAVEIRSDLSSIMSGTQISPKASMAVVELTVAIHHVFNAPVDKILWDVGDQTYAHKILTGRRSLMTTMRRKNGLSGVTSRFESEYDAFGAGHGCSSISAGLEYFISGMAVARDIKGRRERVIAVISNWTTMAGQAYEAMSNAGYLDSNMVVILNDSRHSLLPKIEEGPKTFVNALSSTLSKLQSSKSFRRFREAAKGVTKRIGRGMHELAAKVDEYARGMMGPLGSTLFEELGLYYIGPVDGHNIEDLICVLQEVASLDSMGPVLVHVITDENQGDENSQKSDISDGQQDEGSVKSDSLDNPVRPQTYGNCFVETLVVEAEKDKDIVVVHAGLTMEPSLELFQEKFPDRFFDVGMAEQHAVTFASGLACGGLKPFCVIASSFLQRAYDQVVHDVDQQRIPVRFVITSAGLVGSDGPLQCGAFDINFMSCLPNMIVMAPSDEVELMHMVATATRINSQPICFRYPRGALVGRGYTISDGIPIKEEEEFLLKAKMLLS
- the LOC100787937 gene encoding probable 1-deoxy-D-xylulose-5-phosphate synthase, chloroplastic isoform X2, producing the protein MAATAPSSAYPFGIPFHSHSRRVDCSTSTSMFPIHADLSTISMCPRSASKGLVDQVYAQLDNDDYYREKVPTPILDMVENPLCLKNLSLQELKQLAVEIRSDLSSIMSGTQISPKASMAVVELTVAIHHVFNAPVDKILWDVGDQTYAHKILTGRRSLMTTMRRKNGLSGVTSRFESEYDAFGAGHGCSSISAGLGMAVARDIKGRRERVIAVISNWTTMAGQAYEAMSNAGYLDSNMVVILNDSRHSLLPKIEEGPKTFVNALSSTLSKLQSSKSFRRFREAAKGVTKRIGRGMHELAAKVDEYARGMMGPLGSTLFEELGLYYIGPVDGHNIEDLICVLQEVASLDSMGPVLVHVITDENQGDENSQKSDISDGQQDEGSVKSDSLDNPVRPQTYGNCFVETLVVEAEKDKDIVVVHAGLTMEPSLELFQEKFPDRFFDVGMAEQHAVTFASGLACGGLKPFCVIASSFLQRAYDQVVHDVDQQRIPVRFVITSAGLVGSDGPLQCGAFDINFMSCLPNMIVMAPSDEVELMHMVATATRINSQPICFRYPRGALVGRGYTISDGIPIKIGRGRVLVEGKDVAFLGYGSMVQNCLKAHSLLAKLGIEVTVADARFCKPLDIKLLRQLCKHHSFLVTVEEGSIGGFGSQVAQFIAVNGLLDGRIQWRPIVLPDRYIEHASPNEQLDQAGLSGHHIAATALSLLGRTREALLFMCS